The following proteins are encoded in a genomic region of Streptococcus equi subsp. equi:
- a CDS encoding phage portal protein → MEEKQFLAGTRFNENANKQFIMLQEDFEAIDYESKLWIDQLKNYISRFKAEQLERLKELKRYYLGDNNIKYRPAKTDKYAADNRIASDFAKYITVFEQGYMLGVPVEYKNENKDLQAAIDLMSVRNNEDYHNVKIKTDLSIYGRAYELLTVEKIDDKKTEVKLYQLPAEQTFVIYDDTYQRNSLMAVHFYDIDYGSGKRKQIIKAYTSDTIYTYEDYNLETKGMRLKDYEGHFFRGVPVNEYANNEERTGAYESVLDNIDAYDLSQSELANFQQDSVNALLVIAGNAYTGADENDYLDDGRLNPNGRLAISIGFKKAQVLILDDNPNPNGVKPQAYFLKKEYDTAGSEAYKNRLVADILRFTFTPDTQDMKFSGVQSGESMKYKLMASDNYREKQERLFKKGLMRRLRLAANIWAIKGNEATTYSLVNDTSIVFTPNLPQNDNEIVTAAQNLYGIVSDQTIFEILNTVTGVDAEAELERLKEEADKKQSLPEPRLVGDASGQEEPTAEKP, encoded by the coding sequence TTGGAAGAAAAACAATTTTTAGCAGGAACTCGTTTTAATGAGAATGCTAATAAGCAATTTATTATGCTGCAAGAAGACTTTGAAGCAATTGACTATGAATCAAAACTTTGGATAGATCAACTTAAGAATTACATTTCAAGGTTTAAAGCAGAACAATTAGAGCGTTTGAAAGAGTTAAAGCGATACTATCTTGGGGATAATAACATCAAGTATAGACCTGCTAAAACAGATAAATACGCAGCGGATAATCGTATTGCAAGTGATTTTGCTAAGTATATTACGGTATTTGAGCAAGGTTATATGCTTGGCGTTCCCGTTGAGTACAAAAATGAAAATAAAGACCTCCAGGCAGCTATTGACCTTATGTCGGTCAGAAACAATGAGGACTACCACAACGTCAAAATAAAAACAGATTTATCAATTTATGGAAGAGCCTACGAGCTGTTAACTGTTGAGAAAATAGATGACAAAAAAACCGAAGTAAAACTCTACCAGCTCCCGGCCGAGCAAACTTTTGTTATCTATGATGATACATACCAGCGAAATTCGTTGATGGCCGTTCATTTCTACGACATAGATTACGGCTCAGGTAAACGTAAACAGATTATCAAAGCATATACTTCCGACACAATTTATACCTACGAAGACTATAACCTTGAAACAAAAGGTATGCGATTAAAAGATTATGAAGGACATTTTTTTAGAGGTGTACCAGTCAACGAATACGCTAATAACGAGGAGCGAACGGGGGCTTATGAGTCTGTACTTGATAATATTGACGCCTATGATTTATCTCAATCAGAGCTTGCTAACTTTCAACAAGATTCAGTCAATGCGTTGCTTGTAATAGCTGGTAATGCTTACACAGGAGCTGATGAGAATGACTACTTAGATGATGGCCGATTAAATCCTAATGGTCGTTTAGCGATCTCAATTGGGTTTAAAAAAGCCCAAGTGTTAATTTTAGACGATAATCCTAATCCAAATGGCGTTAAACCGCAAGCGTACTTTCTCAAAAAAGAGTATGATACCGCCGGTAGCGAAGCCTACAAAAATAGATTAGTTGCAGACATTTTGAGGTTTACTTTTACGCCAGATACACAAGATATGAAATTTTCAGGAGTTCAATCTGGTGAATCAATGAAGTATAAGCTTATGGCTTCTGACAACTATCGCGAGAAGCAAGAGAGGTTGTTTAAAAAAGGATTAATGCGACGCTTACGCTTAGCAGCTAATATCTGGGCCATCAAAGGGAATGAAGCAACTACATATAGCCTTGTAAATGATACGAGTATAGTTTTCACACCTAATCTTCCTCAAAACGATAATGAAATTGTTACAGCTGCACAAAATCTTTATGGCATTGTTAGCGATCAGACTATCTTTGAAATCTTAAATACTGTCACAGGAGTAGATGCTGAAGCAGAGCTTGAACGCTTGAAAGAAGAAGCTGATAAAAAGCAATCTTTACCGGAGCCTAGATTGGTAGGTGATGCTAGTGGTCAAGAAGAACCAACGGCAGAAAAGCCTTAA
- a CDS encoding terminase large subunit, producing the protein MTTKQRPKINIVIKHPSKVFNKHIYDKLYNYSNFTEVHYGGASSGKSHGVFQKIILKALNPKFKHPRKILVLRKVGATVRDSVFADIMSNLSYFGILDKCKINMSAFRITLPNGAEFIFKGMDNPEKIKSIKGISDVVMEEASEFTLDDYTQLTLRLRDKKHLEKQIYLMFNPVSKVNWVYKAFFVKTPKNTVVYQTTYKDNRFLDDVTRENIEELANRNEAYYKIYALGQFATLDKLIFPKYDKQILNKDKLSHLPSFFGLDYGFINDPSALLHVKIDDANKKLYILEEYVRKNLTNDKIANAIKDLGYAKEEIRGDSAEKKSNQELRNLGIPRMIDVTKGPGTVMQGIQYLLQYDWIVDERCVKTIEELENYTWKKDKKTNEYTNEPVDSYNHCIDAIRYAVQDRIYQSADRSKRMKNAKYYF; encoded by the coding sequence ATGACGACTAAACAGCGCCCTAAAATTAATATCGTGATCAAGCATCCTAGCAAAGTTTTTAACAAACATATCTACGACAAACTTTACAACTATAGCAACTTCACGGAAGTTCATTATGGTGGGGCGTCTAGCGGAAAGTCTCACGGTGTTTTTCAAAAGATAATTTTAAAAGCACTTAACCCTAAATTCAAACATCCCAGAAAGATATTAGTTCTCAGAAAAGTCGGTGCAACTGTTAGAGACTCTGTATTTGCTGATATCATGTCTAATTTGTCGTATTTCGGCATCTTGGATAAATGTAAGATAAATATGTCGGCTTTTAGAATAACGCTCCCAAATGGCGCAGAATTCATTTTCAAGGGTATGGACAACCCAGAGAAGATTAAGTCAATTAAGGGTATATCTGATGTGGTTATGGAAGAAGCTAGTGAGTTTACGCTTGATGATTATACGCAGTTGACCTTGCGTTTAAGAGATAAGAAACATCTAGAGAAGCAAATATACTTGATGTTTAACCCGGTATCAAAAGTAAACTGGGTTTATAAAGCCTTCTTCGTTAAGACACCTAAGAATACAGTTGTCTATCAAACAACTTATAAAGACAACCGCTTCTTAGATGATGTCACGAGAGAAAATATCGAGGAACTAGCCAATAGGAATGAAGCTTATTACAAAATATATGCTCTTGGCCAGTTTGCTACACTTGATAAACTAATTTTTCCCAAATATGACAAGCAAATATTAAACAAAGACAAGTTATCACACTTGCCTTCTTTTTTTGGTTTGGACTATGGATTTATCAATGATCCTTCGGCACTTTTGCATGTTAAAATCGATGACGCAAACAAGAAGTTATACATCTTAGAGGAATATGTCAGGAAGAATTTGACCAATGACAAAATAGCAAATGCTATAAAGGACCTCGGCTACGCCAAAGAAGAAATCAGAGGAGATTCGGCTGAAAAGAAATCTAATCAAGAGCTGAGGAATTTAGGTATTCCTAGAATGATTGATGTTACCAAAGGGCCTGGAACCGTTATGCAAGGAATACAGTATTTGCTTCAATATGATTGGATTGTTGATGAAAGGTGTGTCAAGACTATTGAAGAACTCGAAAATTACACTTGGAAGAAAGACAAGAAGACTAATGAGTATACCAACGAACCAGTTGACAGCTATAACCACTGCATTGATGCCATAAGATATGCCGTACAAGACAGAATATACCAGTCGGCGGATAGAAGTAAGCGCATGAAAAATGCTAAATATTATTTTTAG
- a CDS encoding phage terminase small subunit translates to MSLKVRQIVSCLFAMLGGDGKLSKLTLKQKRFADEYIISANATAAAIKAGYSKKTARSIGQENLTKPDIKAYIDERLEKLESEKIATQEEVLQYLTSIMRGDQQEKTLISVGEFGQKIVDIDVGAKDRIKAAELLGKRYRLFTDKVEMDVSSDVTINVGEWDDD, encoded by the coding sequence ATGAGTTTGAAGGTAAGGCAGATAGTGTCTTGCCTTTTTGCTATGCTTGGAGGTGATGGAAAATTGAGTAAATTAACCCTAAAACAGAAGCGTTTTGCAGATGAGTACATCATCTCAGCTAACGCGACAGCAGCGGCTATTAAAGCAGGGTATAGTAAAAAGACAGCAAGGTCAATAGGTCAAGAAAACTTGACCAAACCTGACATTAAAGCTTATATAGACGAGCGGCTTGAAAAACTTGAATCTGAAAAGATTGCTACGCAAGAAGAAGTCCTACAATATCTCACTTCAATTATGCGAGGAGACCAACAAGAAAAGACGCTCATTAGCGTTGGAGAGTTTGGTCAGAAGATAGTTGACATCGATGTTGGTGCCAAGGATAGAATCAAGGCAGCTGAGCTACTAGGCAAACGGTACAGGTTATTTACTGACAAGGTTGAAATGGATGTCAGCTCAGATGTAACCATTAACGTAGGTGAGTGGGATGACGACTAA